In Alnus glutinosa chromosome 7, dhAlnGlut1.1, whole genome shotgun sequence, the sequence AGCACTAGTCACACAACTTCACCAGTATGCGAAAATTCAGTATCATGTTTACCAAATCCAAACAGTCCATCTATTGATTCATTTGATATTAGGGAGCTATTAGGGGATAAAAGTGCCAAGAAAATTCTGCGTACATGTGTTAGTTTGTGGTTGCTTTCTCGTAATCTGTTCTGTGGAAATTTTGTTGCCATCCCGACACATTCTGAGCTTTTAATTTTTCGCGTGATAGATGCTAAACAATTGTCAGCAAAGAGTAGCAGCCATAATTTTTCGAATGAGAAAAGTCATCATTTGCTCTTCAAAGATCCTGAACTGGTGGACCATGTGAACCATGCTTTTGTTGTAAACCATGATGCAGAAGTCTGTCTGTATTTTCCATCAAATATGGTGTCTGAAACTTCTCAAAAAGGAGGTTTTTCAGGTGTTGAACTTGAATATAAGGATGTTAAAGCTAATGTGGTGGACAATACTTTGAAGTTGGGTGGTCTTTCAAAAGAATATGCAATTTTGAAAGATATAATAATCTCCTCATCAGTGAAGGACACTTTGTCGAGGTATgccatataaaatattttctcttatttatttgttcAGGAATTTAGCATTGACTTTCTTCTTTTTGACATCATGCTAAGCTGTACTAGACTTTTGGAGTATTGCCTTTTCTTTGGGGTTgctttgttgttattattattattttgaaattgattgatCAACTTAAAGAAAATGTTCTCTACAGATGGATACATGTGGACATATcagattgtgtagatagtacaGTTCATAAAAGGTGAAATTGCAAAATATTTAGTATTTTGTAGTTATTAAAAGAGTTGTAAGCACTTATGTCCAAAACAATTAGACATGCATATAGGTCTAGTAATATGCTTTTCCTCCCTTTCAACAAAGAAATATGCTTCGACTTAGTTAGTCGATCAATTCCAGTTCAACCTGGAAACCACTTCAGGAAATTACCAATGAATAAAATCTGGAGTGACCTCAAAAGTTTGTCTGTGTGCCTGTGTCACGTACCAATTATTACACAGGTGTATTATCAAGCCTTACTACCTAGCCAAAAAATTCTAGCCCccgtgccaaaaaaaaaaccaaatagaaGATCCTTTAAATAGATTTGAGAATCAATTTTTCTTATCATtgcaatttttcaatttttgatatCATGTGCTGCCATAGTTTAAACATCATTGTGATCATATGAGGTTATTAATGTTTAGTCctgaaaacaaagagaaaagaataagtTAATAATCTGTTTGATTAACACTTAACATGAATGCGAAACATTAGTCTAAGGGGAGTTGCTAATTTGGCTGAATGGCAAAGTGATCATAGTATCCTCTACTACAAGGCTTggttaagaaaatattttttttatcgcctgtatattttataaattgatactttgaaaatgtgaagtACATATAAAAAGTACTCTAACGTGCAATGAATCTATTATGATGGTCCAAGCTCCTCATATATGTTTGTCTAGAACTTTACTTCAAGCTTTCTTACCATGGCTTTCTTCAACCATGAAATTATGAGCTTAGACGAATTGTTCAAGGATTTTCTAGAGCTTTTATGTCCTTAAGTGGCAGCTAAATTTAATATGAGAAGGCAGGTGTGCCATTCAAGGATTTCTAGAGCCTTTTTGTTCCTAAATGACAGCTAAATTTAATATGAGAAGTCGGGTTTACATTTTGATATTCCATAGAAGTTTCACTGTCCCATGAAGCCTTCTTCTTAAGTTGCAGATAGAAGTCCATATCCACTTTTTTGATCATTCACTTGCCCATGATAATCTTCAGCTatcatattattgaatttgttaatattgtaaccttgtattttttaattaattgagtTAATGACCTAAATCTCAACTGGCATAGATTGCTTGTACTTTCTGCATCCAAGTTTGTTGTTAACCTTTGTACAGATCCTAATATGGAGTACGTATTTCATAATACCCATGCACTTCGTTTAGCTGAACTATGGGCAATCTTAGGTATAGTCGGATATGTAATTGCTTTTACGAGTAAATATGGATATCAACGCATTGCACATAATTGTTGCCGACGGTCTCTTACTCATTGTTGTAATTATTTCTGATTCTCTTCCTATGGCTATGAACTATTTAATTCTATGTTTTCAAgttcttttcttcctttaattGCATACTTAATGCAGCTGTTTTTATGGTCCACAATTCGGTATTAATTGCTGATCACCTATGTAACTGTTTTAGTTTCGGTTTACGAACTACAAAGGGAGTGCTTCTGCATGGCTCTCCTGGCACGGGTAAGACTTCTTTAGCTCGTCTGTGTGCCCGTGATTCTGGTGTCAGATTTTTCTCTGTGAATGGACCTGAAATTGTGAGTAAATTTTATGGAGAAAGTTAGAAAGCTTTGCTTGAAGTTTTTGAGTCAGCAAGCCAAACAGCACCTGCCATGGTTAGATTTCTTCACTCCAAAATGTTAAATTTCTCTTTCAGATCTGTGCCTTATTTTTGAGGGATTATTGCTGTTCTGTGGTTGAAGTACTGATGGATATAGTGGTGACCACAAAAACAATTAATTGTAGAACGTAGCAATTTCAAATGGATTACAGTTTCAAGTTTTTTATGTGTGAAGTGTAACCACAGGCATTTTATTTCCAGTGAACTCTAATCAGATGGATCATAGAACTATAGCTTAAGATCTGTTTTATGTCGAGACAATAATATAAGTGTCGACTGTAAACCACCTCCTCATCCATTGTGAGTTTACAAGCGAGATATGACACTTGTTTCTCATCTTATTTGGAGTctcgtgggtcatgcctagcaATATCCAAGAGCTGCTTCACTGGTAAAAGATTCTAGGGCGGGGACATTCCAAAGAGGCCGTTTGGAAAGTTATATCTTCTTTactaatgtggagcatttggagagaaagaaatcagCGTCTTTTTGAGGATTGTGAGTCTAATGTGCTATGATTAAAATCCTTCTTGAGATCTCTTTTAGATTAGGCTGTAACTTATGTTCCTAATTTTTAAtcttgttaactttttagattttcaaCCACAATGGGGTGGTtgcttttcttgtatactttttgtgtacgaGAGTTTTGCTTAATTCTTCTAATagattattattcataaaaagaaaaaaaaaaagaaaaaaagaaaaaaaaaagaagaagataagtgTCAACTGTAAGTTATGACTCATTCTTTTTTAACATGCCTTTTTGGTGGAGAGTTGGAGACTATGCTTCTTTTCTAGGAGctgatttagaaaaaaatttacagTTAACTTGATAAAGGAAAAACATCTTACATTATCTTGATTGTATATTTTCAAGGCGCTAAAAGATCTATGGTTTTGGTTGATTCTAATAACACTTCCTTGGCTTTGTGTTTTTCTAGTCATATTCCCTTCAGTATCCAATTGTTCTAATCCAACACTTTCATCCCTTTCTGTTAAATTTACTATAGGGATTGTTAATTGGGTTCAAGCCACGTACCAAAATAGTGTGTGCCCATTCATGGAAGTCCAAGCCCAAACCAAATGCCCAATCCTACCAACTAATTCCCCCACCTAGATCCTCGAGAATGGCCAAGCCCTCTTGTTCCGCCTCTCCGAGTAGCTTGCTCCCGCCTCTCTCACACCTATGTCTTGCAATGTTGGAGCATGGAGTTCACTCAATGGACTTATGTaattgcttttatttatttattttttttaattcatggAATCTTGTTgctcttttagttttttagcaATTGAAGATTATTTCTATGGTCAAGAGAGTTGCGCAACATTGTTGCCAAAGTGTTGGCAATGATGATGAGGTTCAGCTTTGCAATACAGAGGAAGGAGATGGAGACTTGGGGTCACTAGGGCCTGTGTGGACATAGAAGGAGGCACTGGTGATGGCTGCAAAGAGGGACCAAAATCCCTTGATTTAGGCATTGGGGCAAGATTCGGGTTCACGCAGGGAGGGGCTTCTTCCTGAGAAGCTTCAGCTAGAGCTCCATCTTGCACAATTTCTTCCTATAAACAGCATGACTGTAGCTAATCAAATCCCTTGATTATTAAATCAAAGGGTTGGTTTTTGAATCAGACTTGTTAATGTTTGATTGGAGACCCTTATTTGGAAGAATTGAAAGAAGGAATAAATTtggaattagggttttcattttTGGGTGGGAAAGATCTTGGATCTGGGAGCATTGtatcagagtttttttttttttgtcatcattttaatttggtgaaatttgtgtgaaattgaatttgaatttgtgaAACTTTGGTAGAAAATTAGTGTTATTGCTGACGATGATGATGCAGTgcaaaggcaaaaaaaaaaaaaggtgtatcAAGTCGATTGCATTCAATTAAAGTTACCAAGATTTTGCCTTACATTGTGATATTGTTGACTCTGGGTTTCAGATGGCTAACTGGGATTTTCTTATTACAGGTATTCATCGATGAGTTGGATGCCATTGCCCCTGCTCGTAAAGATGGAGGTGAAGAGCTTTTTTTATTGCGAATTTGATGAATAGTACAGACAAGAATATGCTACTTGATCTAATTTATCAACTCTCATCTTGTTTATTCATTTCTAGGTAATACTTGAGGTTCCAAAGGTCAATTGGGAAGATGTTGGCGGCCAAAGTGAGGTTAAAACTCAATTAATGGAAGCTGTGGAGTGGCCTCAAAAACACCAGGATGCATTCAAGCGTATTGGGACTCGTCCCCCAACAGGGATTTTGATGTTTGGTCCTCCTGGTTGCAGCAAAACCCTAATGGCACGTGCAGTGGCCTCTGAAGCAGGATTGAATTTCCTTTCCGTGAAGGGTCCTGAACTTTTCAGTAAATGGGTTGGTGAATCTGAGAAGGCTGTAAGATCACTATTCGCAAAGGCAAGGTCCAATGCCccatcaattatattttttgacGAAATTGATGGTCTTGCTGTCATCCGTGGGAAGGAAAGTGATGGGGTTTCAGTTTCTGATAGGGTTATGAGTCAACTTCTTGTTGAACCGGATGGTTAGTGCTAAATTTGGAGTATTAAACCCTGCCAATAGAAGCTTTCTTTTCACATGGCTTATGTTTTAGACATGGTACTTTATTTCTTAAGATGAAAGTAACTAACAGTTTGGGAGATTTAATCTTCAACATCTTTTAGATGTTGACATTTATTGTTCTCTAAGATTAAaccaagctctctctctctctctctctctctcaaaagcaAATCTTTTGTTGATTTTAGGTTTGTATCAAAGAGTTGATGTTACTGTTATTGCTGCTACAAACCGACCAGACAAGATTGATCCTGCCCTTTTAAGACCAGGTTCTcctccgctctctctctctctctctctctctctctctctctatctctctctctctctcacacacacacacacacacacacatccacACCCGACAACCCCTCGACCCACACCCATACACCAGGTAGTTGTTGTTGCCAATCTCTTACCACTCCCTCTCCTAGAAACTTGGTAACGTTCctaaaaattgataagaaatttGTACAGGACGCTTTGACCGGCTGCTATATGTGGGGCCTCCAAATAACACAGACCGAGAAGAGATATTCCGCATCCATTTATGCAAAATTTCATGTAGTTCTGACATCAACATAATGGAGCTGGCTAGTCTCACAGAAGGCTTCACTGGGGCTGATATATCCTTGATCTGCCGGGAGGCAGCTGTTGCAGCTATTGAGGTTTCTTGAGTTCATTTCATGATTAGATGgctttgtcttttgaaattgttgattgattgatattttttttttttccaaccagGAGTGCCTTGATGCTTCAGAAGTAACAATGCAACATTTAAGGACTGCAATTAGACAAGTACAACCATCGGAAATTCACTCTTGTGAAGAGCTATCTGCAAAATTTCAAAGGCTTGTTTGTTCTACTGCAACAGAACATGAATGAGTATTTCAGCAGTATTCTAGTAAATCAAACTGGTTTCCCATCTGGTAAAACATTTCTTCCCAGGCTACTTCATTTTTCTCaattaatattgttattttGGTTAGTAAGGTGGAATTTAATATGTGACTTGATTGAGTTGAAGCGTAACGatccaaggaaaagcgctagctacatctgcgctatcactcccaaaaagactagttaatttggagttttcttaaaattccttataaagcccagttttaccttataactaggcaatgtggaacTTAGCACTTATGGCTATTTGTAGCacctcggtcccatattgggaagatgtgtagcccacatagaatatgtggtttataaagatagttatgagtgctaagttccacattgcctagttattaggtgaaactggactttataaggaattctaagGAAACTCCAAACTAACtggtcattttggggtgataaagTAGATGTGactagcacttttttttttgggtcgttacaaatggtattagagccgtCTAGTAACGttaggtcatgtggtactggagcactgcatgacgtggccttaacgaggacgtcaggagtttaagaaggggagtttgtaacaccccggtcccatattgagaagatgagcagcccacatagagtgagtggtttataaagatagtcatgagtgctaagtctcacattgcctagttatt encodes:
- the LOC133873247 gene encoding LOW QUALITY PROTEIN: calmodulin-interacting protein 111 (The sequence of the model RefSeq protein was modified relative to this genomic sequence to represent the inferred CDS: substituted 3 bases at 3 genomic stop codons); translation: MPPKTKKHSKANSMLFNGDQSASPRTPDFESSEEDLLRALEEASSKYPALIAKSAIIGKVADVERDLQGCKIWLSESPMFSLAPGSIISVSLASSMKNFSSSFPLSSLADECAAYFGIDTVEKMANEVGSYFALATVFPSSKVLRNEVRLSANLSYTMGCPTSGSVVFVYPIQSQFPSSPVNGHDTPNGTRVGSFAVYNCKELHLELALSXNKSTVPSNMLSSINFPAEKPHDPFEIGMVLTPKTPLYQSKLSSSSTSHTTSPVCENSVSCLPNPNSPSIDSFDIRELLGDKSAKKILRTCVSLWLLSRNLFCGNFVAIPTHSELLIFRVIDAKQLSAKSSSHNFSNEKSHHLLFKDPELVDHVNHAFVVNHDAEVCLYFPSNMVSETSQKGGFSGVELEYKDVKANVVDNTLKLGGLSKEYAILKDIIISSSVKDTLSSFGLRTTKGVLLHGSPGTGKTSLARLCARDSGVRFFSVNGPEIVSKFYGESXKALLEVFESASQTAPAMKISVIADDDDAVQRYSSMSWMPLPLLVKMEVILEVPKVNWEDVGGQSEVKTQLMEAVEWPQKHQDAFKRIGTRPPTGILMFGPPGCSKTLMARAVASEAGLNFLSVKGPELFSKWVGESEKAVRSLFAKARSNAPSIIFFDEIDGLAVIRGKESDGVSVSDRVMSQLLVEPDGLYQRVDVTVIAATNRPDKIDPALLRPGRFDRLLYVGPPNNTDREEIFRIHLCKISCSSDINIMELASLTEGFTGADISLICREAAVAAIEECLDASEVTMQHLRTAIRQVQPSEIHSCEELSAKFQRLVCSTATEHEXVFQQYSSKSNWFPIWNLIKSVALFLYQFPAAARLPPKAASSV